In the genome of Hymenobacter cellulosivorans, one region contains:
- a CDS encoding SnoaL-like domain-containing protein, producing the protein MRTIQEIADRYYALAQRGQIHQIQDELYARDAVSIEPENVSQLPITVRGIEALRDKEALLEAQIEARHGGFCGQPIVASYYFACTMGMDVTLKDRGRVQKDQVGVFEVADGHIVKEQFFYNDAVY; encoded by the coding sequence ATGCGAACCATTCAAGAAATTGCCGACCGGTATTACGCACTAGCCCAGCGAGGTCAAATCCACCAGATTCAGGACGAGCTGTACGCCCGCGACGCGGTCAGCATCGAGCCGGAAAACGTGTCGCAGCTTCCTATTACGGTCCGGGGCATTGAGGCCCTCCGCGACAAAGAAGCCCTTCTAGAAGCGCAAATCGAGGCGCGTCACGGTGGCTTTTGCGGTCAACCCATCGTGGCTTCGTACTACTTCGCCTGTACCATGGGCATGGACGTAACGCTGAAAGACCGAGGCCGTGTGCAGAAAGACCAGGTGGGGGTATTTGAAGTAGCTGACGGCCACATCGTGAAAGAACAGTTCTTCTATAACGACGCCGTGTATTAA
- a CDS encoding NAD(P)H-dependent flavin oxidoreductase — MNSFCEPLGLSYPIIQAPMAGVSTPALAVAVSEAGALGSLAAAALPHPEALAQQLAALAAATNRPINVNVFCHQPCPADPAHDAQWLGYLAPFFSALDSMPPSQLQEVYPSFRTDDTLLAVLVQARPRVISFHFGLPTTAQLAALRQTGAMLLACVTSPAEAQAAEAAGVDMLVAQGVEAGGHRGTFDPAFEPNLATLDLTRQLVQHSRLPVIAAGGLMDGADLAAAMRAGAVAGQLGTAFAACPESAASPAYRAALLHRPPLSTELTAVISGRPARGLVNRFMEDIDQPGRPPVAAYSRAYQAGKALVAAAQQAGEPGFAVQWAGTGVGRSRALPAAELVRTLAAELHQALT; from the coding sequence ATGAATTCCTTTTGTGAACCCCTCGGCTTGTCGTACCCCATCATTCAGGCCCCGATGGCGGGCGTCTCCACGCCGGCTCTGGCCGTGGCCGTGTCGGAGGCCGGGGCCCTAGGCTCGCTGGCTGCCGCCGCCCTGCCGCATCCCGAAGCTCTCGCACAACAACTTGCGGCGCTGGCTGCAGCCACAAACCGGCCGATTAATGTCAACGTGTTCTGTCATCAGCCCTGCCCGGCCGACCCGGCGCACGACGCGCAGTGGCTAGGCTACTTAGCCCCCTTTTTCTCCGCTCTGGACAGCATGCCCCCCTCGCAGCTGCAGGAAGTCTACCCCAGCTTTCGGACGGATGACACGCTGCTGGCCGTGTTGGTGCAGGCCCGGCCCCGTGTCATCAGCTTCCACTTTGGCTTGCCCACGACGGCGCAACTGGCCGCCCTACGGCAAACGGGTGCCATGCTGCTGGCCTGTGTGACGTCCCCAGCCGAGGCGCAGGCAGCGGAAGCGGCTGGGGTGGACATGCTCGTGGCGCAGGGTGTGGAAGCGGGCGGGCACCGGGGCACATTTGACCCGGCCTTCGAGCCCAACCTAGCGACACTGGACCTGACTCGGCAACTGGTGCAGCATTCGCGCCTGCCAGTCATCGCGGCGGGAGGGCTCATGGACGGGGCTGATTTGGCCGCGGCGATGCGCGCCGGGGCAGTGGCCGGGCAACTCGGCACCGCCTTTGCGGCCTGCCCCGAATCCGCTGCTTCCCCGGCCTACCGAGCGGCGCTGCTACACCGACCGCCGTTGTCCACCGAGCTCACGGCCGTTATCTCCGGCCGGCCGGCCCGGGGCCTTGTGAACCGCTTTATGGAGGATATTGACCAGCCGGGCCGCCCACCCGTGGCGGCCTATTCACGGGCTTACCAAGCGGGCAAAGCCTTAGTTGCCGCGGCCCAGCAGGCTGGAGAACCAGGCTTTGCCGTGCAATGGGCCGGGACGGGCGTAGGCCGGTCACGGGCATTGCCGGCCGCGGAGTTGGTTCGCACGCTGGCCGCTGAACTGCACCAAGCCCTGACCTAA
- a CDS encoding NAD(P)H-dependent oxidoreductase gives MGAAVSKIQSTSSTYLLAAAIAPHNALTEQLLAADILILAHPLHNFSLPGPVKLWLDAVLQKGKAFDYRPEQVGLLQGKKALALYSSAGLYEGNQYAYRDTLPATYNAIFSYTEVGEYEIVGANRTVALGAAAEAQALRNAEARLTTIGRRWYVDRVK, from the coding sequence ATGGGTGCAGCCGTAAGTAAAATACAATCAACATCTTCCACTTACCTCCTAGCGGCGGCTATTGCCCCGCACAATGCGTTGACAGAACAGTTGCTGGCGGCCGATATTCTGATCCTGGCTCATCCCCTACATAATTTCTCGTTACCAGGTCCTGTCAAGCTCTGGCTCGATGCCGTGCTGCAGAAGGGCAAGGCGTTTGATTACCGGCCCGAACAGGTTGGGCTGTTGCAAGGCAAGAAAGCGCTGGCGTTGTATTCCTCGGCCGGCCTGTACGAAGGCAACCAGTATGCGTATCGCGATACGCTGCCGGCCACGTATAACGCCATTTTTTCCTACACCGAAGTAGGCGAATACGAAATTGTCGGCGCCAACCGGACGGTCGCGCTCGGGGCGGCGGCCGAAGCGCAGGCCCTGCGTAATGCCGAGGCAAGATTAACCACCATCGGCCGGCGGTGGTACGTTGATCGAGTCAAGTAG
- a CDS encoding winged helix-turn-helix transcriptional regulator gives MLIVFYLRLHPFRFGQLHQCLQGISKKVLSTELKQLEADGLVSREQQGQYVRYTLTPLGQTAVPMIEVAAHWGSQFPDESDAPTAVAK, from the coding sequence ATGTTGATTGTATTTTACTTACGGCTGCACCCATTCCGCTTCGGGCAGCTGCATCAGTGCCTGCAAGGCATCTCGAAAAAGGTCTTGTCAACGGAGCTCAAACAGCTAGAAGCCGACGGGTTGGTGAGCCGGGAGCAGCAGGGCCAGTACGTGCGCTATACCCTGACGCCACTTGGGCAGACGGCCGTCCCTATGATTGAGGTGGCGGCGCACTGGGGCAGCCAGTTTCCTGATGAGTCAGATGCGCCGACGGCTGTCGCGAAATAG
- a CDS encoding helix-turn-helix transcriptional regulator codes for MNRFDRITGILLQLQARRVVRGQALAERFDVSLRTIYRDLRTLEAAGVPLYGEAGVGFSLAEGYSLPPVMFTRDEAVALLTGEKLAARLTDEQTAAHSRSALDKLRAVLRRPDRDYLDALAPRLEVRRLRTQPATPVADSGMHQRLLAATMARRVVRLRYRAGLAEASTTRDVEPIGCYLQQQWHLIAYCQLRQDFRDFRFDRIEQLEVRDETFAERPETLQSYWSAQAVRRQALEVARVRFQAAAVRTIQDTKHQYGWVQEEVRPDGTVEMAFLPGGLRYLAAWLLPQAGSFTAVAPPELQQQLRELAQAAHDCFCEAT; via the coding sequence ATGAATCGATTCGACCGTATTACCGGTATTTTGCTGCAATTGCAGGCCCGGCGCGTGGTGCGCGGCCAGGCGCTGGCCGAACGGTTCGACGTGAGTCTGCGGACCATTTATCGCGATTTGCGCACCCTTGAAGCGGCCGGCGTACCGCTCTACGGCGAAGCCGGGGTTGGTTTCTCCTTGGCCGAGGGCTACAGTCTGCCGCCCGTCATGTTCACCCGCGATGAAGCCGTGGCCCTACTCACCGGCGAGAAGCTGGCTGCCCGCCTCACCGACGAACAGACCGCCGCCCACAGCCGCTCGGCTCTGGACAAGCTGCGGGCGGTGTTGCGCCGACCCGACCGCGACTACCTCGACGCCCTGGCCCCCCGCCTGGAGGTGCGACGTTTGCGCACGCAGCCGGCGACGCCTGTCGCCGACAGCGGGATGCACCAGCGCCTACTAGCAGCCACGATGGCCCGGCGCGTGGTGCGGCTGCGCTACCGCGCCGGCCTGGCTGAGGCCAGCACTACGCGCGACGTCGAGCCGATTGGCTGCTACCTGCAGCAGCAGTGGCACCTAATCGCATACTGCCAGCTGCGGCAGGATTTTCGGGACTTCCGCTTTGACCGCATCGAGCAGTTGGAAGTACGCGACGAAACATTTGCAGAGCGGCCGGAAACGCTGCAATCCTACTGGTCGGCGCAGGCCGTGCGCCGCCAAGCCTTGGAAGTAGCCCGTGTGCGCTTTCAGGCCGCGGCCGTGCGCACTATTCAGGACACCAAGCACCAGTATGGATGGGTGCAGGAAGAAGTACGGCCCGATGGCACCGTGGAGATGGCCTTTCTGCCCGGTGGGCTGCGCTACTTAGCCGCGTGGCTGCTGCCCCAGGCCGGCTCGTTTACGGCTGTCGCGCCGCCGGAACTGCAGCAGCAGTTGCGGGAGTTGGCCCAGGCAGCACACGACTGTTTTTGCGAAGCGACATAA
- a CDS encoding recombinase family protein yields MHFKALDLGISTTTPVGKFMLSILALLAVYNRQNILEKTPAGQQPAAALGKPIGPPKELDADNLIQGRKVLKKPIWAETVERTGICLFSVKRY; encoded by the coding sequence ATCCACTTCAAGGCACTGGACCTAGGCATCAGCACCACGACGCCGGTGGGCAAGTTCATGCTCTCCATCTTGGCCTTGCTGGCCGTGTACAACCGCCAGAACATCCTGGAGAAGACCCCGGCCGGCCAACAACCTGCTGCCGCCCTGGGTAAGCCCATCGGCCCGCCCAAAGAACTCGATGCCGACAACCTAATCCAAGGAAGAAAAGTGCTGAAAAAGCCTATTTGGGCCGAAACTGTGGAAAGGACTGGCATCTGCCTCTTCAGCGTCAAGCGCTATTAG
- a CDS encoding DUF6756 family protein: protein MWSDLRAEIDQARQQLQLSEQDFAPLPFTTHWAKLEENLYQAFCRLDHPTVRPLWLWERFRPGAVGLVCDDEPHTRLTSLVDPGEVVWLMLNETVNMGDKFWFYQGTPRAIGRVLAECYYLDEIYLISKKYSWLLCLNHHDVLFGIGAPMQERLLAQGAQLIT from the coding sequence ATGTGGAGCGACCTCCGTGCTGAAATTGACCAAGCCCGCCAACAGCTGCAGCTTTCTGAGCAGGACTTTGCACCCTTGCCCTTTACGACCCATTGGGCGAAGTTGGAAGAGAACCTCTACCAAGCGTTCTGCCGCTTGGACCACCCCACCGTACGCCCACTGTGGTTATGGGAACGGTTTCGGCCAGGCGCCGTGGGCCTGGTGTGCGATGACGAACCCCACACCCGCCTAACCTCTTTGGTGGACCCGGGAGAAGTGGTCTGGCTCATGCTGAACGAAACGGTCAACATGGGAGATAAATTCTGGTTTTACCAAGGGACTCCCCGCGCCATCGGCCGCGTGCTGGCCGAGTGTTACTACTTGGACGAGATTTACTTGATATCGAAAAAGTATTCGTGGCTGCTGTGCTTGAACCACCACGACGTGCTCTTCGGTATTGGGGCTCCTATGCAGGAAAGACTATTGGCCCAGGGAGCGCAGCTTATTACTTGA
- a CDS encoding PAS domain-containing sensor histidine kinase, with product MPFASSFPAAAQFAADSLLPALLDLAPNGLVLCTPVYDATGGVVQDLALAYLNPVAQALLGLPAQPADTFARQFPGSAAEGSWAALHDAFLSGESGPFALSLAAPGVRQPLPAVGQRVDGGLLLSLTAPHAPAAVTSAESLRLEERSRQLERFDTVLEGLQEFVYLFDLEGRFRYVNKPLLNLWGLTLEQALGKNFFDLDYPPELAAQLQAQIQQAAASGQPVTGETPYTSPGGETGYYEYAFVPLLGADGAVEAVGGRTQPRTEYRRAAAALRESEAKYRALFDSIDEGFCLIEVLFENEQHPVDYRFLEINPAFERQTGLVAATGRTIRELAPGFEQHWFDIYGAVALSGKPTRFEQRAEQLHRWYDVYAFRVGEPGQHQVAVLFNDISQRRQVEEALRQSEQQQAFLLQLSDQLRPLSDPADIQYQAACALGQYLGASRVGYAEDQGDNAHIVVMRNYTQAGVPSLEGRYHYDDYGPELLQAFHEGRTVVRPDIAHDPTLSAEEKQAHAALQLGATVNVPLLKDGQLMAVLFMHYPQAHAWTDYELALLQETAERTWDAVVRARTEAALRESEERFRIMADAVPQIVWITDGEGRTEFFNRQWSRYTGVPYEPSTAAEVSAGFVHPADGPRTVQAFEEARRTGSVFQVEHRIRAADGAYRWFLVRAEPFQDPISGQITRWFGSSVDIHDRRQVEEALLRSEERLQKALSIDTVGILFFDLEGRIHDSNAAFERMSGYAHAELASGQVSLSTLTSPEFLPLTQKSLHELRTTGESTPLEKQYQRPDGSRWWGLFSGKRLSETECVKFVLDITEAKRAEEALRRSEQQLQHSNKQLTRTNQDLDNFVYAASHDLKQPVNNLGGLFAELYRSIRFTDPEEEQILVPLIQQGLQQLGSTIDELAALGQAQQAGEVPAETVALTELTEEVLSLLEPQIRAARARITTDFAAYPTVSFPRVNLRTVLLNLLSNSLKYADPARPARIHVSVWVDGGLPVLVVEDNGLGFDAQKYGEELFHLFRRLHRHTAGSGVGLYLVNRIVQANGGRIEVDSQEGEGATFRVWLGQPPQGQ from the coding sequence ATGCCTTTTGCTTCCTCGTTCCCGGCCGCGGCCCAGTTTGCCGCCGACTCCTTGCTGCCGGCCCTGCTCGACCTGGCGCCCAATGGCCTGGTGTTGTGCACGCCCGTTTACGACGCGACGGGTGGCGTGGTACAGGATCTGGCCTTGGCCTACCTCAACCCCGTCGCCCAGGCCCTGCTCGGACTGCCGGCCCAGCCGGCCGACACCTTCGCCCGGCAGTTTCCCGGCAGTGCGGCGGAGGGAAGCTGGGCGGCGCTGCACGACGCGTTTCTGAGCGGCGAGTCCGGCCCGTTTGCGCTCAGCCTTGCCGCGCCGGGCGTCCGGCAGCCCCTGCCGGCCGTCGGCCAGCGCGTCGATGGCGGCCTGCTCCTGAGCCTGACCGCCCCCCACGCACCGGCGGCCGTTACCTCGGCCGAGAGCCTACGCCTGGAGGAGCGCAGCCGGCAGCTGGAGCGCTTCGACACGGTGCTCGAAGGGCTGCAGGAGTTCGTGTATCTATTTGATCTGGAAGGCCGCTTCCGCTACGTCAACAAGCCCCTGCTGAACCTGTGGGGCCTCACCCTGGAGCAGGCCCTGGGCAAGAACTTCTTCGATCTGGACTACCCGCCGGAGCTGGCCGCGCAGTTGCAGGCCCAGATTCAGCAGGCCGCGGCCAGCGGGCAGCCCGTGACGGGCGAGACGCCCTACACCAGCCCGGGCGGCGAGACGGGCTACTACGAGTACGCCTTCGTACCCCTGCTCGGGGCCGACGGCGCGGTGGAAGCCGTGGGGGGCCGCACCCAGCCCCGGACCGAGTACCGGCGGGCCGCGGCCGCCCTGCGCGAAAGCGAAGCCAAGTACCGCGCGCTCTTCGACAGCATCGACGAAGGATTCTGCCTGATTGAGGTGCTGTTTGAGAACGAGCAGCACCCGGTGGATTACCGATTTTTGGAGATAAATCCCGCCTTCGAGCGGCAGACCGGCTTGGTAGCGGCTACCGGGCGTACCATCCGGGAGCTGGCACCGGGATTCGAGCAGCACTGGTTCGACATCTATGGCGCGGTAGCGCTGAGTGGCAAACCCACGCGCTTCGAGCAGCGGGCCGAGCAGCTGCACCGCTGGTACGACGTATACGCCTTTCGGGTGGGCGAGCCGGGGCAGCATCAGGTAGCCGTGCTGTTCAACGATATTTCCCAGCGCCGGCAGGTGGAAGAAGCCCTGCGCCAGAGCGAGCAGCAGCAGGCCTTTCTGCTCCAGCTCAGCGACCAGCTGCGGCCCCTTTCCGACCCGGCCGATATTCAGTACCAGGCCGCCTGTGCCCTGGGCCAGTACCTGGGTGCCAGCCGCGTGGGCTACGCCGAGGACCAGGGCGACAATGCCCACATCGTCGTGATGCGCAACTACACCCAGGCCGGGGTACCCAGCCTGGAAGGCCGCTACCACTACGACGACTACGGGCCGGAATTGCTGCAAGCCTTCCACGAGGGCCGCACCGTGGTCCGCCCCGACATTGCCCACGACCCGACACTCAGCGCCGAAGAAAAGCAGGCCCACGCCGCCTTGCAGCTCGGGGCTACCGTGAACGTGCCCTTGCTCAAGGACGGGCAGCTCATGGCGGTGCTCTTTATGCACTATCCCCAGGCCCACGCCTGGACCGACTACGAGTTGGCCTTGCTCCAGGAAACGGCCGAGCGCACCTGGGACGCGGTGGTGCGCGCCCGCACCGAAGCGGCCCTGCGCGAGTCGGAAGAGCGGTTTCGGATCATGGCCGACGCCGTGCCGCAGATCGTGTGGATTACCGACGGGGAAGGCCGCACGGAGTTCTTCAACCGGCAGTGGAGCCGCTACACCGGCGTGCCCTATGAGCCGAGCACGGCCGCGGAAGTATCCGCCGGGTTTGTGCACCCCGCCGACGGGCCCCGCACGGTGCAGGCCTTTGAGGAAGCGCGGCGCACCGGCTCCGTGTTCCAGGTCGAGCACCGCATTCGGGCCGCCGACGGCGCGTACCGGTGGTTTCTGGTGCGGGCCGAGCCGTTTCAGGACCCGATCAGTGGGCAGATCACCCGCTGGTTTGGCTCCTCGGTCGACATCCACGACCGCCGGCAGGTGGAGGAAGCCCTGCTGCGCAGCGAAGAGCGCCTGCAAAAGGCCCTGTCCATCGACACGGTGGGCATTCTCTTCTTCGACCTGGAAGGCCGGATTCACGACAGCAACGCGGCCTTTGAGCGCATGAGCGGCTATGCCCACGCCGAACTGGCCAGCGGCCAGGTAAGCCTGAGTACGTTGACCAGTCCGGAGTTTCTTCCGCTCACCCAAAAGTCCCTGCACGAGCTACGCACTACGGGGGAGAGTACGCCGCTGGAAAAGCAGTACCAGCGGCCGGATGGCTCGCGCTGGTGGGGTTTGTTCTCGGGCAAGCGCCTGAGCGAAACCGAATGCGTCAAGTTTGTGCTCGATATCACGGAGGCCAAGCGGGCGGAGGAAGCCCTACGCCGCTCGGAACAGCAACTGCAGCACTCCAACAAGCAGCTCACGCGCACCAACCAGGACCTGGACAACTTCGTGTACGCCGCCTCCCACGACCTCAAGCAGCCCGTCAACAACCTGGGCGGCCTGTTCGCCGAACTCTACCGCAGCATCCGGTTTACCGATCCGGAGGAAGAGCAGATATTGGTGCCCCTGATTCAGCAGGGGCTGCAGCAGCTGGGCAGCACCATCGACGAACTGGCGGCCCTGGGGCAGGCCCAGCAAGCCGGTGAGGTCCCGGCCGAAACCGTGGCGCTGACCGAGCTGACCGAGGAGGTGCTGAGCCTGCTGGAACCCCAGATCCGGGCCGCCCGGGCCCGCATCACCACCGACTTCGCGGCCTACCCCACCGTTTCCTTCCCGCGGGTCAACCTACGCACCGTGCTGCTCAACCTGCTGAGCAACTCCCTCAAGTATGCCGACCCAGCGCGCCCGGCGCGGATCCACGTTTCGGTATGGGTTGATGGCGGGCTGCCCGTGCTGGTCGTGGAAGACAACGGCCTGGGCTTCGATGCGCAAAAGTACGGCGAGGAGTTGTTTCACCTCTTCCGCCGCCTGCACCGCCATACGGCCGGCTCCGGAGTAGGCTTATACTTGGTCAACCGCATCGTACAGGCCAACGGCGGCCGCATCGAGGTCGACAGCCAGGAAGGCGAAGGCGCCACGTTCCGCGTCTGGCTGGGCCAGCCCCCGCAGGGACAGTAA
- a CDS encoding ATP-binding cassette domain-containing protein, with protein MASSPLALSPDFVSTFGCIEVRGACENNLQHVSLDIPKRRITVFTGVSGSGKSSLVFSTLAAESQRLLNETYPAFVQGFLPRYGQPHAESLTNLSATIVVDQQRLGGNSRSTVGTVTDTYALLRLVYARLGTPAAGGVSAFSFNEVQGMCPACGGLGQVTTVRPEQLTDPSKSLNEGALLFPTFSVHSPFWTIVAQSGFFDPDKKLRDYTEQEWHQLLYLPEIKVQLAGALGTGKTTYEGLVPKFRRVYLSKDANQLQAHLRPAFERMVTQGACGTCHGARLNQAALNCRIGGVNIAECANLPVSELAAFVRQLTAPALAPLLTALATRLEQLVAIGLGYLTLGRESATLSGGESQRVKMVRHLGSSLTDLTYVFDEPSIGLHPHDVPRLNALLRQLRDKGNTVLVVEHRPAVIAIADHVVDMGPQAGRGGGRIVYQGSYAGLLAADTRTSQGLRHHQPLKAVPRPPTGQLQLRNASLHNLRDVSLNLPTGVLTVVTGVAGAGKTSLLLGCLPQQHPEAIVIDQRISRGSKRSNPATYLGLLDPIRKAFAVANGVSAALFSANSKGACPNCQGLGVVYTDLAHLDPVATVCETCEGRRFTAEVLGYRLRGKTISDVLNLSMDEAGTFFTEPAVGKTLQALVDVGLQYLTLGQPLNTLSGGERQRLELAGELGKTAQVYILDEPTTGLHLHDVATLLQLLNRLVDNGSTVLVVENHLDVISSADWVVELGPGAGSAGGRVLFEGTPAALLTAADSVTARYLAQYHRTGSTAAAAPLSHPAGPND; from the coding sequence ATGGCCTCGTCCCCGCTCGCCTTATCCCCCGATTTTGTATCCACCTTCGGTTGCATCGAAGTGCGCGGTGCGTGCGAGAATAACTTGCAACACGTCTCGCTCGACATTCCCAAGCGCCGCATTACGGTGTTTACCGGCGTGTCGGGTTCGGGCAAGTCGTCGCTCGTATTCAGTACCCTGGCGGCAGAGTCGCAGCGGCTGCTCAACGAAACCTACCCGGCCTTTGTGCAGGGCTTCCTGCCCCGCTACGGGCAGCCACACGCCGAATCGCTTACCAACCTCTCGGCCACCATTGTCGTGGACCAGCAGCGGCTGGGGGGAAATTCCCGCTCCACCGTGGGCACAGTCACCGACACCTACGCCCTGCTGCGGCTCGTCTATGCGCGGCTCGGAACGCCCGCCGCTGGGGGCGTTAGCGCCTTTTCCTTCAACGAGGTGCAGGGCATGTGCCCGGCCTGTGGGGGCCTGGGGCAAGTAACTACCGTGCGGCCCGAGCAGTTAACTGACCCCAGCAAAAGCCTCAACGAAGGCGCGTTGCTGTTTCCCACGTTCAGCGTCCATTCTCCGTTCTGGACCATCGTCGCGCAGTCGGGTTTCTTCGACCCCGACAAAAAGCTGCGGGACTACACCGAACAGGAGTGGCATCAACTGCTGTACCTGCCCGAAATCAAGGTACAGCTGGCCGGCGCCCTGGGCACAGGTAAGACCACCTACGAGGGCCTGGTGCCCAAGTTCCGGCGGGTGTACTTGTCGAAAGATGCCAACCAACTGCAGGCCCACCTGCGCCCGGCTTTTGAGCGCATGGTGACGCAGGGAGCGTGCGGCACCTGTCACGGGGCCCGCCTCAACCAAGCCGCCCTGAATTGCCGTATCGGCGGGGTCAACATCGCCGAGTGCGCGAACCTGCCGGTCAGCGAGTTGGCCGCGTTTGTGCGGCAGTTGACCGCGCCCGCGCTGGCCCCGCTGCTCACGGCCCTGGCCACGCGCCTGGAGCAACTGGTTGCCATCGGCCTGGGGTATCTGACGCTGGGCCGGGAAAGCGCCACGCTTTCGGGCGGCGAGTCGCAGCGGGTGAAAATGGTGCGCCACCTGGGGTCGAGCCTAACGGATTTGACCTACGTGTTTGACGAGCCCAGCATCGGCCTGCACCCTCACGACGTACCACGCCTCAACGCGCTGCTACGGCAGCTGCGCGACAAGGGTAACACGGTGCTGGTAGTAGAGCACCGACCCGCTGTCATTGCCATTGCCGACCATGTGGTAGACATGGGGCCGCAGGCCGGCCGGGGCGGCGGGCGGATCGTCTACCAGGGCTCCTACGCCGGGCTGCTGGCGGCCGATACGCGCACGAGCCAAGGCCTGCGCCATCATCAGCCCCTGAAGGCTGTGCCCCGACCACCCACCGGCCAGTTGCAGCTGCGCAACGCCTCGCTGCATAACCTCCGCGATGTGTCCCTCAACTTGCCAACCGGCGTGCTGACGGTGGTCACCGGGGTGGCCGGCGCCGGTAAAACGTCGCTGCTGCTGGGTTGTTTGCCGCAGCAGCACCCCGAGGCCATTGTCATCGACCAACGCATCAGCCGGGGCTCCAAGCGTTCCAACCCGGCCACCTACCTAGGTTTGCTCGACCCTATCCGCAAAGCATTTGCCGTGGCTAACGGGGTAAGTGCCGCCTTGTTTAGTGCTAACTCCAAAGGGGCTTGTCCGAACTGTCAGGGCCTGGGCGTGGTGTACACCGACCTGGCCCACCTAGACCCGGTGGCCACCGTCTGCGAAACCTGCGAGGGTAGGCGCTTTACGGCGGAAGTGCTTGGCTATCGGCTGCGCGGTAAGACCATCAGCGACGTGCTGAATCTCTCTATGGACGAGGCAGGGACGTTTTTCACGGAACCCGCGGTTGGTAAAACGCTCCAGGCCCTTGTGGACGTGGGCTTGCAGTACCTCACGCTGGGGCAGCCGCTGAATACGCTCTCGGGTGGGGAGCGGCAGCGGCTGGAACTGGCCGGTGAGTTGGGCAAGACGGCGCAGGTGTACATCCTGGACGAGCCGACCACCGGCCTGCACCTACACGACGTGGCCACGCTCCTGCAGCTACTCAACCGCTTGGTGGACAACGGCAGCACCGTGCTGGTCGTGGAAAACCACCTGGACGTGATTTCTAGTGCCGACTGGGTCGTGGAGTTGGGGCCGGGGGCCGGCAGCGCCGGGGGCCGCGTCTTGTTTGAGGGTACTCCGGCGGCCTTGCTTACTGCTGCCGATTCGGTCACGGCCCGCTATTTGGCCCAGTACCACCGCACGGGCAGTACAGCCGCCGCCGCACCGCTTTCTCATCCGGCCGGCCCCAATGATTGA